The genome window ACGCCGATCAGGGCCTCAAGGTCGTCAAGGTGGACGTGGACGTGAACGTCCAGACGGCCATGCGGTTCAATGTCCGTTCCATCCCGGCGCTGCTATTCTTCAAGAACGGCAAGCACGTGGACACCGTGATAGGTGCCGTGCCCAAGGCGCATCTGGCGGGGAAGATCACCCAGCACCTCTGATGCGGGCGTCGACCGCGGTCCTCATCGACACCTCCATCCGGCTATGGGATCTGGACTTTCCCCGGAGCCAGGTGCTGCTCGCCCGCACCCGCTCGGCCTACGTGCACATCGACAATCTCATCGCCTTCAGCAAGCGCGACCGCGACGGCAAGGTGGATGCCTACCTCGCCGTCTACCTCCCTGACGAGCTGGCCCTCCTCTTCTTCTTGGGCGGCGACCTGGTGAACGCGGCGATGCTCACGCCGGTCGGGCGATTCCAGGCTTCGATCGCCGAAGCCATGCGCCACATCCGAGCCGAGCCGGAGCGCGCCGAGATCGCCTTCCACTCCGCCCCGCGCGAGCAGCTCGCGGCGATGTACGCTACCTGCGCTCAGGCGCCGATCGATATGGGGCTCGACGCCTCCAGCCCCGAATCGCTCTTCAGGGTGCTGTTCGAGCGGCGATGGACCGGGCTCCTGGAGCTGATCTCCAACGGGCGCGTCAACTATCTCCAGGTCCGGGAGGGGCGCTTCTCGTCCGGGCTCTTCGCCGGCCGGCGTGAGGACGAGGCGCCGACCGCGTACG of Gemmatimonadales bacterium contains these proteins:
- the trxA gene encoding thioredoxin; amino-acid sequence: MAGSQATAVNDGTFQQEVEQYGGLVVVDFWAEWCGPCRIIAPMLEQLSSEYADQGLKVVKVDVDVNVQTAMRFNVRSIPALLFFKNGKHVDTVIGAVPKAHLAGKITQHL